TACATTATTTGTGATACATAAAGTAGCGCAGCCTGGTTAACCTCAGCGATTTTAGGTTGCGATCGTTTTGAAACCATCCCAAAACTAACTTTGTAGGTTGGGTTGAGGTACGAAAACCAACGCTTCAGTTGAGTTTGTCTTCACTCAACTCAACCTACGGGAAAATGGCGAGGGTATTGTTGTAGCATCGGAATTAATCAAATATCTGTATGGTTTTAACTTTCACAAAATCTAGGGGAATACAAAAAGAAGAAAATGCCAAACACCCTTAGTGCTAGGTTAATTCGGGCGCTTTGGAAACGAAAAAGTTTGATTAAAGTCAATGTAAATTCTTGTAAAAAATTATAGATTATGGAGCCATAAATGGGAATACTTTCATCGAGCGTGTAAATTAGAAATATCTAAACGCGCTATCCCAGCTACTATAAATATAAAGCAGATGGCTCAAGTTAATTTTAGGAAACTCGTTACTAAAAGAGAAATATCAAATGTCATCAATGACATTACCAATGCCATCGGCACTTCTATTTGTATCGAGAATGCAGATGGTAAGAAATTGCTGGATACGCAAACTAATAATGTGTCTAATCATCGGTATCCGGTAGAGCTTTCCGGAGAAGCGATCGGCTGGGTGAGCGGAGAAGAAAAAGCTAGTGCTGTGGCTCGGTTGCTTTCTTATATAGTCAAGCAGGAATTTGAGAAAAAGTCACTTGCGGATGAAGTTTTAAAAAAATATCACGAAATGGAACTTTTCCGCGATATTTTTACCAGAATTACTGCCAGCCTCGACTTGAAAGAAGTAGCTCAGTCGATCGTTGAAGAAGCGGGAAATTTGATTGAAGCTACAAGTGGCTTAATTATGCTACTCGATCGCGACACTTGCCAGTTGGAAATTCTGTCTGAGTTCGGTCAAAATTGTTATAGTAAAGAGCATTTGATGCTAGGCGAAGGTGCGATTGGGAGAATTGTTCAGAAAGGCAGAGGAGAAATAGTAAACAATGTTTTATGCGACCCCAGATTTGTCAGCAGTCAGTCACAAATAGGCTCTCTAATTTGCGTACCTTTAAAGACAAAAGACCAGATAATAGGTGCGATCGCTCTTTTCGGCGACACAGATATTACCTATTCTACGGAAGACCTACAACTGCTGACCGTGTTATCTTTGCAGGCAGCAGTAGCGATCGAAAATGCTTTGCTTCATCAAAAGCAATTGCACGAAAGTCGTCGAGAAGCGTTAATTTTTAAGTTAACCAACCAAATCCATAATTCCCTCGACCTCGACACGATTTTGTCCACAACGGTGAGAGAACTGCGTAACTTCTTAGAAGTCGAACGCTGTCTGTTTGTCTGGCAACGCCCTGCTTTACTGTGCATTGAAACAAATTGCCCGATCGACCTCAATGTTTGGCCGGAAAATCAACAGAATTGGGAAGTAGTTCACGAAGCTAAAATCCCGGAATTAACCAGTTCGATCGGTTATTACTCAAGCGCAGAAATTGGTGCCTTTACCAAGAAACTCCTCAATAAGGGAATCATTTGGATGGATGAAGTCAAAATGTCTCCCGATGCGGCAATTCAACAATCATTAGAAAAGCTTGATTTTTCTGCCGTGATGGCATTTCCGATCCAAACTCATTTTGAAACAATTGGCATATTGATCTGCGGTAACAGTCGAGAAGCGAAAACCTGGAGTGCCCAAGAAGTGTTACTGTTGCAACAAGTTGCCAATCAACTGGCGATCGCTCTCCATCAAGCAGCGCTATATAATGAAGCTGCGATCGCTGCTTTTGTCGCCCAAGCTAAAGCAGAGGAACTGCAACTCACCCTACAGGAATTGCAGCAAACCCAAACTCAACTAATTCAAAGCGAAAAAATGTCTAGTTTGGGGCAATTAGTGGCAGGAGTTGCCCACGAAATTAACAACCCCATTAACTTCATCAACGGCAATCTCTGCCATGCCAAGGAATACGTTAACGACTTATTTAATCTGCTGCAACTATATCAGCAGCATTACCACGATCCAGTTGCAGAAATTCAAACTTTTATGGAACAAATCGAACTGGATTTCATGGCAGAAGACTTACCGAAACTATTATCATCCATGCACTTGGGTGTAGACCGCATCCGTCAGCTTGTCCTGTCCCTACGCAACTTTTCCCGCCTGGATGAAGCGCAAATGAAACCCGTAGACATTCATGAAGGTATCGATAGCACTTTACTAATCCTGCAAAACCGCATGAAAGCGAAAGGGGAAAGCCCAACTATTCAAGTTATTAAAGAGTATGGCAAGTTACCTTTAGTGGAATGTTATGCGAGTCAGATAAATCAAGTATTTATGAATATTATTGCCAATGCGATCGACGCCCTGGAAGGGTTCAGCAGACAAGAACTTAACTCACTACATACAATTCGTATTCACACCCAAGTTATCGATACCAAACCCAGAATTTTGGAAACACAGCAGCAAGCAGCAGCTTACTTAGCAGAAGCTACCACAGGTAATAATTCTAATTCTGACCACATAGTTATTTTAATTAGCGACAACGGCCCAGGTATGAACGAAGAAGTTCGTTCTCGTTTGTTCGACCCCTTTTTCACCACAAAACCTGTCGGTAAAGGTACTGGTTTAGGACTTTCCATCAGTTACCAAATTGTCGAGAAACATGGCGGAATACTCAAGTGTTTATCTCAACCCGGACAGGGCGCAGCTTTCTGGATTGAAATCCCGATTCGCAATCAATTGAAAATTGTAGCTAAGGGCTAGAGCGCCAGTCCACTAGAATAAATTGACAAAAAAAACGAAATATGTATTATGTAGGGGCGAAGCATTCGGGCGACAATCGATCGCAATTATGAAC
This window of the Aerosakkonema funiforme FACHB-1375 genome carries:
- a CDS encoding GAF domain-containing sensor histidine kinase, translated to MLSLQAAVAIENALLHQKQLHESRREALIFKLTNQIHNSLDLDTILSTTVRELRNFLEVERCLFVWQRPALLCIETNCPIDLNVWPENQQNWEVVHEAKIPELTSSIGYYSSAEIGAFTKKLLNKGIIWMDEVKMSPDAAIQQSLEKLDFSAVMAFPIQTHFETIGILICGNSREAKTWSAQEVLLLQQVANQLAIALHQAALYNEAAIAAFVAQAKAEELQLTLQELQQTQTQLIQSEKMSSLGQLVAGVAHEINNPINFINGNLCHAKEYVNDLFNLLQLYQQHYHDPVAEIQTFMEQIELDFMAEDLPKLLSSMHLGVDRIRQLVLSLRNFSRLDEAQMKPVDIHEGIDSTLLILQNRMKAKGESPTIQVIKEYGKLPLVECYASQINQVFMNIIANAIDALEGFSRQELNSLHTIRIHTQVIDTKPRILETQQQAAAYLAEATTGNNSNSDHIVILISDNGPGMNEEVRSRLFDPFFTTKPVGKGTGLGLSISYQIVEKHGGILKCLSQPGQGAAFWIEIPIRNQLKIVAKG